The Methanoculleus marisnigri JR1 genome window below encodes:
- a CDS encoding DUF308 domain-containing protein, translating into MSTLESYLDALHQGVYQVVVPKAVVTEPLEPDWKRSAINVPSPGTLASYRRGQYHAHETVSEYRVHMDRYDPEKNPLMHLIDDAPLVLMVYETMDTILVTAKDATRKDPLQRLADQHMSWKLRMGFGALLWAIATILLILAFYDVTSVFAVILPSLVLFLGFLTIVRGLRQRKRQEHANKDVIRGSLVAGAGIVLFVFWELYLVLILLALVIWFFSSAIVTLLRVFRERGNLPNGFWYTLGLGLSSLVLGILAVTLPEELVDLLVILLAGIVLMAGAFMILDAYGLRNAARLMEEGGFA; encoded by the coding sequence TTGAGCACGCTTGAGTCGTATCTCGATGCACTGCACCAGGGGGTTTACCAGGTAGTCGTTCCGAAGGCCGTGGTGACCGAGCCGCTCGAACCGGACTGGAAACGGTCGGCCATCAACGTGCCGAGCCCCGGGACCCTCGCGAGTTACCGGAGAGGGCAGTACCATGCCCACGAGACGGTATCGGAGTACCGTGTCCACATGGACCGGTACGATCCCGAGAAGAACCCTCTCATGCACCTGATCGACGATGCCCCCCTGGTGCTCATGGTTTACGAGACTATGGATACCATTCTCGTAACGGCGAAAGACGCAACACGGAAAGACCCTCTGCAACGTCTTGCGGATCAGCATATGAGCTGGAAGCTCCGGATGGGCTTTGGAGCGCTCCTGTGGGCGATAGCCACGATCCTTCTCATCCTGGCGTTCTACGACGTTACATCCGTCTTCGCCGTGATCCTGCCCTCCCTTGTTCTCTTTCTCGGCTTCCTCACGATCGTCAGGGGCCTCCGGCAGAGGAAGAGGCAGGAGCATGCGAACAAGGACGTAATCCGGGGGAGTCTCGTGGCGGGCGCAGGGATCGTTTTATTCGTCTTCTGGGAACTGTATCTCGTTCTCATTCTGCTCGCACTCGTGATCTGGTTCTTTTCCAGTGCCATCGTCACGTTGCTCCGGGTGTTTCGGGAGAGAGGGAATTTACCGAACGGCTTCTGGTATACACTCGGGCTGGGCCTGAGTTCGCTGGTTCTCGGGATTCTCGCCGTTACCCTGCCTGAGGAACTGGTCGATCTCCTCGTCATTCTGCTCGCCGGGATCGTGCTCATGGCAGGCGCTTTCATGATTCTGGACGCGTACGGGTTGAGGAATGCCGCCCGGCTGATGGAAGAGGGGGGTTTTGCTTAA
- a CDS encoding peptidase associated/transthyretin-like domain-containing protein codes for MRRTLLTIFSILVLFSAAIAPASAGEEPVETSTFLSVISPKQYETVWSDLVPPEVTVTGRAEASNGIRDVVVESSAGMVSCGNATNFACTVPVAEGNETITVTLIDSLGTRSSAVLHVCVNVDIPPPPRIYVIGTVRDIDGRPVPDATVKFESVLPLAWGPHPVTTETAGDGGYLIENAFGYAQNISVEKEGYLPLHRDVVFENTTNQLDLELEPGPPQARTAPGFSAAMGILALAGGLLAVRAARGRER; via the coding sequence ATGAGACGAACCCTTCTGACGATCTTTAGTATTCTCGTGCTGTTTTCTGCGGCTATAGCCCCGGCGAGCGCCGGGGAGGAACCGGTCGAGACCTCGACGTTCCTCTCGGTCATCTCACCGAAGCAGTACGAGACGGTATGGAGCGATCTTGTCCCGCCCGAGGTCACGGTCACCGGCAGGGCCGAGGCCTCGAACGGGATACGGGACGTGGTGGTCGAGAGCAGCGCAGGTATGGTCTCGTGCGGGAACGCAACCAATTTCGCCTGCACCGTCCCGGTCGCGGAGGGCAACGAGACGATCACCGTGACCCTGATCGACAGCCTGGGGACGAGATCGAGTGCGGTGCTGCACGTCTGCGTCAACGTCGATATCCCGCCGCCGCCCCGGATCTACGTGATCGGGACGGTGAGGGACATCGACGGCCGTCCGGTCCCGGACGCAACGGTGAAGTTCGAGTCAGTCCTCCCGCTCGCCTGGGGACCCCATCCCGTGACGACCGAAACCGCCGGCGACGGCGGCTACCTGATCGAGAACGCGTTCGGTTACGCCCAGAACATATCGGTCGAGAAGGAGGGCTACCTCCCCCTGCACCGGGATGTCGTCTTTGAGAACACCACCAACCAGCTCGACCTGGAACTGGAGCCGGGGCCGCCGCAGGCCCGGACCGCGCCCGGGTTCTCCGCCGCGATGGGCATCCTTGCGCTCGCGGGAGGGCTGCTCGCTGTTCGAGCGGCACGAGGGCGGGAGAGGTGA
- the ilvE gene encoding branched-chain-amino-acid transaminase, translating into MIIYLDGRFVPEEEAKVSVFDHGLLYGDGVFEGIRAYNGRVFRLDEHIARLYDSAKAIDLAVPITREEMAEAIKETLRKNNLKDAYIRPIVTRGVGDLGLDPRKCEKPTVIVIAVTWGAMYGDLYEKGLRAVCVSVRRTPPESMPPNVKSLNYLNNILAKIEANYRGVDEAIFFDTKGYIAEGSGDNIFVVKDGAIVTPPTLNNLRGITRAVVLEIAESMGITLLERNLGYFDLYTADEVFVTGTAAEVGPIREIDGRVIGNGKPGPVTRQLMAAFKTVTQKEGSPIGE; encoded by the coding sequence ATGATAATTTACCTTGACGGCAGATTCGTCCCGGAGGAGGAGGCGAAGGTTTCGGTCTTCGACCACGGGCTTCTCTACGGCGACGGCGTTTTCGAGGGGATACGGGCCTACAACGGCAGGGTCTTCCGTCTCGACGAGCACATCGCACGGCTCTACGACTCGGCGAAGGCAATCGACCTTGCCGTCCCGATCACGAGGGAGGAGATGGCCGAGGCGATCAAGGAGACGCTCCGGAAGAACAACTTGAAGGACGCCTACATCCGCCCGATCGTGACGAGGGGCGTCGGCGACCTCGGTCTCGACCCCCGGAAGTGCGAAAAGCCGACCGTCATCGTCATCGCCGTCACCTGGGGCGCGATGTACGGCGACCTCTACGAGAAGGGGCTCCGGGCGGTCTGCGTCTCGGTCCGCCGCACCCCGCCGGAGTCGATGCCGCCGAACGTCAAGAGCCTGAACTACTTAAACAACATCCTCGCGAAGATCGAGGCGAACTACCGCGGCGTCGACGAGGCGATCTTCTTCGACACCAAGGGCTACATCGCCGAGGGCTCGGGGGACAACATCTTCGTCGTCAAGGACGGCGCCATCGTCACCCCGCCGACTTTAAACAACCTGCGCGGCATCACCCGGGCGGTCGTCCTCGAGATCGCGGAGTCGATGGGCATCACCCTCCTCGAGCGGAACCTCGGCTACTTCGACCTCTACACCGCCGACGAGGTCTTCGTCACCGGAACCGCGGCGGAAGTCGGCCCGATCCGCGAGATCGACGGCCGCGTCATCGGGAACGGCAAGCCCGGCCCCGTCACCCGGCAGCTGATGGCGGCCTTCAAGACCGTCACCCAGAAGGAAGGAAGCCCGATCGGCGAGTGA
- a CDS encoding GNAT family N-acetyltransferase, with the protein MLEADRDDRQKLARLLSAAVPGSWPPPLLDDETLGEFIRITAENTDPCFITWYWVRDDPAEGGRVLVGSGGLASSPLTGTVFIGYSVLEEFQCRGYATEAVRHIIPAAFSLPGVRRIMATTYPGLIASIRVLEKNGFVYAGEGPAGRGFEEGTVAYVLEKPGASL; encoded by the coding sequence ATCCTCGAGGCCGACCGGGACGACCGTCAAAAACTCGCCCGCCTCCTCTCCGCCGCCGTCCCGGGTTCGTGGCCGCCGCCGCTGCTCGACGACGAGACACTCGGGGAGTTCATCCGGATAACGGCAGAGAACACCGACCCCTGCTTCATAACCTGGTACTGGGTGCGGGACGACCCCGCCGAGGGCGGCCGGGTTCTCGTCGGCAGCGGCGGGCTTGCCTCGTCACCGCTTACCGGTACGGTCTTCATCGGCTACTCGGTGCTCGAGGAGTTCCAGTGCCGCGGGTATGCGACCGAGGCGGTTCGCCACATCATCCCCGCGGCCTTCTCCCTCCCCGGCGTCCGGCGGATCATGGCGACGACCTACCCGGGACTCATTGCATCCATCCGGGTGCTCGAGAAGAACGGGTTTGTCTACGCCGGCGAGGGACCCGCCGGCAGAGGGTTCGAAGAAGGAACCGTCGCCTACGTGCTGGAGAAGCCCGGCGCATCTCTCTGA
- a CDS encoding IS5 family transposase, whose translation MSALVDRNGLPLACTVVPANTHDSRLYEPTLEGFEIPEVSVRPTIISADAAYDAREIRQYNRNRGIKSNIPVNQRSRKQPKRGRPFWFDPELYKKRSAVERFFSWIEAFKKIVPRYERYEHSFLGLIHLACSVMIARVLG comes from the coding sequence ATGAGTGCTCTGGTCGATCGGAACGGTCTCCCGCTTGCCTGCACGGTTGTACCGGCAAATACCCATGATTCCCGACTCTACGAGCCAACCCTTGAAGGATTTGAGATTCCGGAGGTGTCGGTTCGTCCCACGATCATCTCCGCAGATGCGGCCTATGATGCCCGGGAGATTCGTCAGTACAACCGGAACCGGGGAATTAAGAGCAACATCCCGGTCAACCAGAGATCGCGGAAACAGCCGAAACGAGGGAGGCCATTCTGGTTTGATCCAGAACTCTACAAAAAGCGCAGTGCGGTAGAGCGGTTCTTCAGCTGGATTGAAGCGTTTAAGAAGATTGTTCCAAGATACGAGCGGTATGAGCACTCATTCCTCGGCCTGATCCACCTGGCATGCAGCGTCATGATTGCGAGAGTATTGGGATGA
- a CDS encoding GumC domain-containing protein, producing MMDPGEETPAPVPRRRIAAVSVGIGLLAGAAFLGVVEALSRCWSSPSAYNQGLLGVGITQTFVSILLVLFFAGYLTACASGTASRRTRLLSALLTGAVAGIVARTLLFAGDPAYLVQSLVAAPGQVLLLVGGAMLVAGLGGLVASLLDPERPYRDLLPVAAVAVAFIVAPPLLATAGIAAGAIPPAPYSGGEPAPETDILVLKISASGDVEWEARADIAAYDRPDVLAELPGGYALAVTDYGREGSTAHILTYDEDGDARGRVIAEAGYGRVTALVPASGGEFLAATETPGLVRVGAGGEVLWERPFVDESRGMVPVSLIAQNGCYVAAWEDRVACFGANGTRLWQTSLDPAGGIEYHPIYPAPEGGVLVFAEGQHVFSGDHFETYLQAVRLDENGTVLWKRDFGSDGLDELLGVRETAPGRFAVLYRSTTFPENFWGGVERVNHGYLFTLDENGEVTDYHTVDDDGGAVVASQNGYLSVAPADEGVTLVGRDIAGSEVWRQAQPIDLYSFRGIGTADGGYLIAGSTIA from the coding sequence ATGATGGATCCGGGAGAAGAAACGCCTGCGCCGGTGCCGCGGCGACGGATCGCCGCCGTCTCGGTCGGCATCGGGCTCCTTGCCGGGGCGGCCTTCCTCGGGGTGGTGGAGGCGCTCTCGCGCTGCTGGAGTTCTCCTTCCGCCTACAACCAGGGTCTCCTGGGGGTGGGGATCACGCAGACGTTCGTCTCGATCCTGCTGGTTCTCTTCTTTGCCGGGTATCTTACGGCGTGCGCGAGCGGCACCGCCTCGCGCCGCACCCGGCTCCTCTCCGCCCTCCTTACCGGTGCGGTCGCCGGAATCGTCGCCCGGACGCTGCTGTTCGCGGGCGATCCTGCCTATCTCGTCCAGTCGCTCGTCGCGGCCCCGGGGCAGGTTCTCCTCCTCGTCGGCGGCGCGATGCTGGTCGCCGGTCTCGGGGGGCTGGTTGCGTCGCTCCTCGATCCGGAGCGGCCGTACCGCGACCTTCTCCCGGTTGCGGCGGTTGCCGTCGCGTTCATCGTCGCCCCGCCGCTCCTTGCGACGGCCGGAATCGCTGCGGGCGCCATCCCCCCTGCGCCCTACTCCGGCGGCGAGCCCGCGCCGGAGACCGATATCCTGGTCCTCAAGATCTCCGCCTCCGGGGATGTCGAGTGGGAGGCGCGGGCGGATATCGCCGCCTACGACCGTCCCGACGTCCTCGCCGAACTCCCGGGCGGCTACGCTCTCGCCGTCACGGATTACGGCCGGGAAGGGAGCACGGCGCATATCCTCACCTACGATGAAGACGGGGACGCCCGCGGCCGGGTGATCGCCGAAGCCGGATATGGGCGCGTGACCGCGCTCGTCCCGGCGTCCGGCGGGGAGTTCCTCGCGGCAACGGAGACCCCCGGGCTCGTCCGGGTCGGTGCCGGGGGGGAGGTGCTCTGGGAACGGCCGTTCGTCGACGAGAGCCGGGGAATGGTGCCGGTCTCCCTGATTGCTCAAAATGGTTGCTACGTCGCGGCGTGGGAGGACAGGGTCGCCTGCTTCGGCGCGAACGGCACCCGGCTCTGGCAGACCTCGCTCGACCCCGCGGGCGGCATCGAGTACCACCCGATCTACCCGGCCCCTGAGGGCGGCGTCCTTGTCTTTGCGGAGGGGCAGCACGTCTTCTCCGGGGATCACTTCGAGACCTACCTGCAGGCTGTCCGCCTGGACGAGAACGGCACCGTCCTCTGGAAGCGGGACTTCGGCAGCGACGGGCTCGACGAACTCCTGGGTGTCCGGGAGACGGCTCCGGGACGGTTCGCCGTCCTCTACCGGTCGACGACCTTCCCCGAAAACTTCTGGGGCGGTGTCGAACGGGTCAACCACGGCTACCTCTTTACGCTCGACGAGAACGGGGAGGTGACGGACTACCATACCGTCGATGACGACGGCGGTGCTGTGGTCGCGTCGCAGAACGGTTACCTCTCGGTAGCCCCAGCAGATGAGGGTGTCACGCTCGTCGGCAGGGACATTGCGGGCAGCGAGGTCTGGCGGCAGGCGCAGCCGATCGACCTCTACTCGTTCCGGGGCATCGGCACGGCGGACGGCGGCTACCTCATTGCCGGGAGCACGATCGCATGA
- a CDS encoding outer membrane lipoprotein-sorting protein: MKHLALVLLLLACTAGCLDTAADPPPADEIAARFIAAEEQATDFTATVAVTAGSENVTVRLFRKAPENYRLEFLEPADLAGTVVVSNGTRKWRYDPATRTALTVAGPYMNAAFSGPPYPGWAEGVRGYAETVAGSLSEQNASYLGSETIGGRTAYILEVTGDSKIFEAPTRYREAVHRFRVWIDAETWLLLGLEMYGNEGNLILSAEYTDPSANTGLPDDIFVFDPPAGVEVRPMPTAAITPLFLWSIQDARRYGVEMPSYLPEGYVFKEGVHLPGAYTTLRFTDGSNELTFERRLHDPYREEAGLPGTPEPVLLADGREAEYLSADGRDQFCWSAGGYTCLLTADMLGKDELVRMAESVGV, from the coding sequence ATGAAGCATTTAGCACTCGTGCTCCTCCTCCTCGCCTGCACCGCCGGGTGCCTCGACACCGCTGCGGATCCGCCGCCGGCGGACGAGATTGCCGCCCGGTTCATCGCGGCAGAGGAGCAGGCGACGGACTTCACCGCCACCGTGGCGGTAACGGCCGGTTCCGAGAACGTCACCGTCAGGCTGTTCCGGAAAGCCCCCGAGAACTACCGGCTGGAGTTCCTCGAGCCCGCGGACCTCGCGGGGACGGTCGTCGTCTCGAACGGCACCCGGAAGTGGCGCTACGACCCGGCAACCCGGACGGCGCTGACGGTCGCGGGGCCGTATATGAATGCTGCCTTCTCCGGGCCGCCCTACCCCGGCTGGGCGGAGGGGGTCCGGGGGTATGCGGAGACGGTCGCCGGATCGCTTTCCGAGCAGAACGCCTCCTACCTGGGCAGCGAGACCATAGGCGGCCGGACCGCCTATATCCTTGAGGTCACGGGTGACTCGAAGATCTTCGAGGCGCCCACCCGCTACCGGGAGGCGGTTCACCGCTTCAGGGTATGGATCGACGCCGAAACCTGGCTCCTCCTCGGCCTGGAGATGTACGGCAACGAGGGGAACCTGATCCTCTCTGCCGAATACACCGATCCCTCGGCGAACACCGGGCTCCCGGACGACATCTTCGTCTTCGACCCGCCGGCAGGCGTCGAGGTCCGGCCGATGCCGACGGCCGCGATCACACCGCTCTTCCTCTGGAGCATCCAAGACGCCCGGCGCTATGGTGTGGAGATGCCGTCCTACCTCCCGGAAGGTTATGTCTTCAAAGAAGGGGTGCATCTTCCCGGGGCCTATACTACACTCCGGTTCACGGACGGGAGCAATGAACTTACGTTTGAGCGGCGGCTGCACGACCCCTACCGGGAGGAAGCGGGGCTGCCTGGCACGCCCGAGCCCGTCCTCCTCGCCGATGGGCGGGAGGCCGAATACCTCTCCGCCGATGGGCGGGATCAGTTCTGCTGGAGTGCCGGGGGATACACCTGCCTACTCACGGCCGACATGCTCGGCAAAGATGAACTCGTGCGGATGGCGGAATCGGTGGGGGTGTAG
- a CDS encoding winged helix-turn-helix transcriptional regulator, producing the protein MRRRTAAVLLIILLAALPASAAATGYTVSPAGNYVPDRPPQDMTPIEWWQVPPQILISEFLIGTAPELLVVVNVLFLLNVWLFFGYRRIAKRAALEHETRTAIYDHIRAHPGIRLGTLAEDLGINRGTLRYHLGKLQEFGMIASTAVGGQTGYFENRQKYSPLEEKVLIHLKNPNTREILFTLLESPEASRPELAERLGITASSVSWHLRRLKNDGVVLREKERGDVRYTLSGEAAAFFGERTGGGAAKSGDCRDTRHEGAGAGSGG; encoded by the coding sequence ATGCGACGCCGGACGGCTGCCGTACTCCTGATCATCCTTCTCGCCGCTCTCCCCGCCTCTGCGGCCGCAACGGGGTATACGGTCAGCCCTGCCGGGAATTACGTACCCGACCGTCCGCCACAGGATATGACGCCCATCGAGTGGTGGCAGGTTCCGCCTCAGATCCTGATCTCTGAATTCCTCATCGGAACCGCCCCCGAACTCCTGGTCGTCGTCAACGTCCTCTTTCTCTTAAACGTCTGGCTCTTCTTCGGCTACCGCCGGATTGCAAAACGCGCCGCACTCGAACACGAGACCCGGACGGCGATCTACGACCACATCCGCGCCCACCCGGGCATCCGGCTCGGCACCCTCGCCGAGGACCTCGGGATAAACCGGGGAACGCTGCGATACCACCTCGGGAAACTGCAGGAGTTCGGGATGATCGCCAGCACCGCCGTCGGAGGGCAGACTGGATACTTCGAGAACCGGCAGAAGTACTCCCCCCTCGAAGAGAAGGTGCTCATCCACCTCAAAAACCCGAACACGCGGGAGATCCTCTTCACGCTGCTGGAGAGCCCGGAAGCGTCGCGGCCGGAACTTGCCGAACGGCTCGGGATAACCGCGTCGTCGGTCTCGTGGCACCTCCGAAGGCTGAAGAACGACGGGGTCGTGCTCCGGGAGAAGGAGAGAGGAGACGTCCGGTATACCCTCTCGGGAGAGGCTGCGGCGTTTTTCGGGGAGCGGACGGGGGGCGGGGCGGCGAAGTCCGGGGATTGCCGGGACACCAGGCATGAGGGAGCGGGTGCCGGGAGCGGTGGATGA
- a CDS encoding TIR domain-containing protein, which translates to MIFDLKELVADKGNRMADSRKFSSEELRALSENLREQRNTAEKLLKDRHGEDFNRPLAKQFVRDLFGGATCGIEDAEVREWYNETLALVDHVFGTQNLYVRRFIKLQKEHDVDIFGFNSFSTGRLLKDSFNILEDCIKQLEMKINITSKPKKQDRRVFIVHGHNEQTKDEVEKFLTKYSLEPIILHKQANLGKTIIEKVEHYSNSVRFAIILLTGDDIGAKKNTPHNPPSFQTKKGTLIANDQWKNAILDNLKKRARQNVIFEFGYFVGLLGRENVIILYEDGVELPSDTQGLLYISLNSDWQNQLVNEIKAVGIDC; encoded by the coding sequence TTGATTTTCGATCTTAAAGAATTAGTTGCTGATAAAGGGAACAGAATGGCTGATAGCAGAAAGTTTTCATCAGAGGAACTAAGAGCGCTATCGGAGAATTTGAGGGAGCAAAGAAACACAGCTGAAAAACTGTTAAAGGATAGACATGGTGAAGACTTTAATCGACCCCTTGCAAAACAATTTGTTCGTGATTTATTTGGAGGAGCAACCTGCGGAATAGAGGACGCAGAGGTACGCGAGTGGTACAATGAGACACTAGCATTAGTGGACCACGTATTTGGTACGCAAAATTTGTATGTTCGAAGATTCATCAAACTCCAAAAGGAGCATGATGTTGATATTTTCGGTTTTAATTCGTTTTCTACAGGCCGATTACTTAAAGACTCATTCAATATTTTAGAGGATTGCATTAAGCAACTAGAAATGAAGATAAATATAACGAGTAAGCCGAAAAAGCAAGATAGGCGAGTTTTCATCGTTCACGGACATAATGAGCAAACAAAAGACGAAGTAGAAAAATTTCTCACTAAATATTCATTAGAGCCGATAATATTGCACAAACAGGCAAATCTAGGCAAAACAATTATTGAGAAAGTCGAGCACTATAGCAATTCGGTGCGTTTTGCAATAATATTATTGACCGGAGATGATATCGGCGCAAAGAAAAACACACCTCACAATCCCCCAAGTTTCCAAACTAAAAAAGGTACACTCATTGCAAATGACCAATGGAAAAATGCGATCCTAGACAATTTAAAGAAAAGAGCAAGACAGAATGTTATTTTTGAATTCGGCTATTTCGTTGGATTGTTAGGTCGGGAAAACGTAATCATCCTTTATGAGGATGGCGTTGAACTTCCATCAGATACTCAGGGCCTCTTGTACATATCATTGAACAGTGATTGGCAAAACCAACTCGTGAATGAGATTAAAGCTGTTGGAATAGATTGCTAA
- a CDS encoding IS5/IS1182 family transposase has translation MAFREIDDDLWDIVQKHLPPTKPHIGRPRCDPRGLINGVLYVLTTGCSWLDVPAKYGTKSTVHRYHLELCEKGVYQAIFLDLLRSGYEIKKIDLSHCSTDTKAIPAKKGDQPAMMAIKR, from the coding sequence ATGGCGTTCCGGGAAATTGACGATGATCTCTGGGACATTGTCCAGAAACACCTCCCCCCAACGAAGCCGCACATCGGTCGACCTCGCTGTGATCCCCGCGGGCTGATCAACGGCGTCCTGTACGTTCTGACCACCGGATGCTCCTGGCTCGATGTACCGGCTAAATACGGCACCAAATCGACGGTTCACCGGTACCACCTCGAACTCTGCGAGAAAGGCGTGTACCAGGCGATCTTCCTCGACCTGCTCCGGTCGGGGTACGAGATCAAAAAAATCGATCTCTCGCACTGTTCCACCGATACTAAGGCTATTCCCGCTAAAAAAGGGGATCAACCGGCTATGATGGCTATAAAAAGGTAA
- a CDS encoding thiamine pyrophosphate-dependent enzyme, which produces MFTAILIGFGIPLGWRWRGRHLDRSGTAGLILDSVTMVLCTVPRAIARAYGIEGETVLAGEDVRSALSNALEHSGPYLADFRIEREEAVFPMALPARRSMR; this is translated from the coding sequence GTGTTCACGGCTATCCTTATCGGCTTCGGCATTCCTTTAGGATGGAGGTGGCGGGGCAGGCATCTCGATCGTTCGGGAACAGCGGGCCTGATCCTGGATAGCGTGACGATGGTTCTTTGCACCGTTCCACGGGCAATTGCCCGGGCCTACGGTATCGAGGGCGAGACCGTTCTGGCCGGCGAGGACGTGAGAAGTGCGCTCTCGAACGCACTCGAGCACTCCGGCCCATATCTCGCCGATTTCAGGATCGAGCGGGAGGAGGCCGTCTTCCCCATGGCCCTCCCGGCGCGGCGATCGATGCGATGA
- a CDS encoding phosphate-starvation-inducible PsiE family protein: MRRFVGRFEHFTYIVLIIFLIVLLFFTLVELGWTVSTGLFEESVYRLGSHELFNLLGYFLLVLIGLELLETIKAYLDRREFHVEVILLVAIIAIARKVILLDTSTAGELIGIALIIIALCCGYYLIRRAGRPHSFLSDNCTPPSRDTEEP; the protein is encoded by the coding sequence ATGCGCCGTTTCGTGGGGCGGTTTGAGCATTTCACCTATATCGTGCTCATTATATTCCTGATCGTGCTGCTGTTCTTTACCCTCGTCGAATTGGGGTGGACGGTCTCCACAGGGCTGTTCGAGGAGTCCGTTTACCGGCTGGGCAGCCACGAGTTGTTCAACCTTCTGGGGTACTTCCTCCTGGTTCTCATTGGCCTGGAACTCCTGGAGACGATAAAAGCATACTTGGACAGGAGAGAGTTCCACGTCGAAGTCATCCTCCTTGTCGCGATCATCGCCATCGCAAGGAAAGTCATCCTCCTCGATACGTCGACTGCAGGCGAGCTCATCGGTATCGCGCTGATCATCATCGCTCTTTGTTGCGGTTACTACCTTATACGCCGGGCAGGAAGGCCGCATTCTTTCCTGTCGGACAACTGCACGCCCCCATCCCGGGACACGGAGGAGCCGTGA
- a CDS encoding DUF3467 domain-containing protein produces the protein MEEEQKEKKDGAIAVDLRKLYRFEPGELQLDIAHSSYSNLAYVQVAHRDVCIDFLEMPGVRRDGRARINGTRVYMSHAAAQKLAEALSGILERVHTEEGMEKYVPGGLRRRPSTEVEREQEDRPV, from the coding sequence ATGGAGGAGGAGCAGAAAGAGAAGAAAGATGGAGCAATAGCCGTCGATCTCCGCAAACTCTATCGGTTCGAGCCGGGGGAACTGCAGCTGGATATCGCGCACAGTTCCTACTCAAACCTTGCGTACGTGCAGGTAGCGCACAGAGATGTCTGCATCGACTTTCTGGAGATGCCCGGCGTCCGCCGGGACGGTAGAGCGCGAATAAACGGAACACGCGTCTACATGTCGCACGCCGCCGCACAGAAACTCGCTGAAGCACTCAGTGGAATTCTTGAGAGGGTGCATACGGAGGAAGGCATGGAGAAGTACGTCCCCGGAGGTCTGAGGAGACGACCCTCAACAGAAGTTGAGCGGGAGCAAGAAGACAGACCCGTATAG
- a CDS encoding MarR family winged helix-turn-helix transcriptional regulator produces the protein MEQAVVEEFLNEVPYEARAAVTELNSDLRWAVYIALVLEGRKYFNEIKEEFKANPNTIGPVLKGLVDGGLVARRIAKLEDFADKRKVFYEPTALGLRLFRVLNDVAIPGGRAPRGSRVAVDAGSAAGTGRDTEVRGSYPREPEMTSRSVAEPGIRWRRVGRPRIAASRKASAGGRPREAVKRGRDRRLLRDRV, from the coding sequence ATGGAGCAGGCAGTCGTTGAAGAATTCCTGAACGAAGTCCCCTACGAGGCCCGGGCTGCCGTGACGGAACTGAATAGCGATCTCCGGTGGGCCGTGTACATTGCCCTGGTGCTCGAGGGCAGGAAGTACTTCAATGAGATTAAAGAGGAGTTCAAAGCGAACCCGAACACCATCGGCCCGGTTCTGAAAGGTCTTGTCGACGGCGGGCTTGTGGCAAGGAGGATCGCCAAACTCGAGGATTTTGCCGATAAGCGGAAGGTGTTCTACGAGCCGACCGCTCTGGGTCTGAGGTTATTTCGGGTTCTGAACGATGTCGCCATTCCCGGGGGACGGGCGCCCCGGGGATCGCGCGTCGCGGTGGACGCGGGATCGGCTGCCGGCACGGGAAGGGATACGGAAGTCCGGGGAAGTTACCCAAGGGAACCGGAGATGACATCGCGAAGTGTTGCAGAACCGGGAATACGGTGGAGGCGTGTGGGGCGGCCGAGGATTGCGGCATCGAGGAAGGCTTCGGCGGGTGGTAGACCCCGGGAAGCAGTGAAGCGGGGCCGGGACAGGAGGCTTCTACGCGATCGAGTGTGA